A genomic window from Punica granatum isolate Tunisia-2019 chromosome 2, ASM765513v2, whole genome shotgun sequence includes:
- the LOC116197364 gene encoding protein PELPK2-like — protein sequence MASCKRFLMAFSVALLFSSIGLSSAARHLLDTTPPPAPALPTIPTLPTATLPLLPSMPALPKLAVPPMPSIPTTLPQPTLPTLPTGQPAMPKPMLPPLPSLPTIPAVSVPKVALPPLPSMPSIPTNIPSIPFLSPPPATISSP from the coding sequence ATGGCTTCTTGCAAGCGTTTCCTTATGGCTTTCTCGGTTGCTTTGCTCTTCTCGAGCATTGGATTGAGCTCAGCTGCACGTCATCTACTCGATACGACTCCACCGCCAGCTCCGGCACTGCCCACCATCCCCACATTGCCTACAGCCACCCTACCGCTCCTTCCTTCCATGCCAGCATTGCCGAAGCTAGCGGTGCCACCCATGCCCTCAATCCCAACTACTCTGCCTCAGCCCACTCTGCCGACATTGCCCACTGGCCAGCCGGCGATGCCTAAGCCCATGCTGCCACCGCTTCCAAGCTTGCCCACCATCCCGGCCGTTAGCGTCCCGAAGGTTGCATTACCACCGCTACCTAGCATGCCATCGATCCCGACCAACATTCCCTCCATCCCGTTCCTCTCTCCACCTCCAGCAACGATTTCAAGCCCCTGA
- the LOC116193925 gene encoding protein PELPK1-like, producing MASYRFIASALALVLALSINGGLAARHLLDTTPPPAPALPTIPNLPTATLPPLPSMPNLPKPAALPPLPVTAPTLPTATQPSLPKPGSLPPLPSLPTTMPNLPKATMPPPLPSLQQPTIPKAALPPLPNMPNTMPVVPKATLPPLPSMPSIPATMPSIPFLSPPPATSSP from the coding sequence ATGGCATCTTATCGGTTCATAGCCAGTGCCCTAGCATTAGTTCTTGCCCTGAGCATCAATGGGGGCTTAGCAGCTCGTCACCTGCTCGACACGACACCGCCACCAGCTCCGGCCCTGCCTACCATTCCCAACCTGCCGACAGCTACCCTGCCACCGCTTCCCTCAATGCCAAACCTGCCTAAGCCGGCTGCACTGCCGCCTCTCCCCGTCACTGCCCCAACGCTGCCTACTGCCACCCAACCGTCTCTTCCTAAGCCCGGTTCTCTACCCCCGCTCCCTAGCCTACCTACGACCATGCCCAACCTCCCGAAGGCTACCATGCCACCACCACTCCCCAGCCTGCAGCAGCCCACCATCCCTAAGGCCGCATTGCCGCCACTCCCCAACATGCCTAACACCATGCCAGTCGTACCAAAGGCCACTCTGCCGCCTCTCCCAAGCATGCCATCGATCCCGGCCACCATGCCATCGATCCCATTCCTGTCTCCCCCACCGGCAACCTCGAGTCCTTGA